The genomic region GACGCCGAGTGATGTGAGGGGGTCGTTATCTTTTAGAGAGATGCCCGATATGGTGTCCCATGTTGAGAGCGAGCCGACGTGAGTTACTGTTAGATTGGAGGAGGTGGGTGGTGCAGAGGTACATTTGGCAGGTGgggttgtgttttttttatttatttggagaGGGGTACAAGTTCAAACTGGTGGATACTGAGAGTGGTTTTTGTCCTGAGTTTTAGACGAGGCGTGGTGCGCGGTACGAGGTAGTTTTAGATGAGCGTGGGGAGAGTTGAGGTACGCATTCATTAGAGGGGACATGAGTGACGAAATGGGGAGAGGAGGGACTGACGAGTTTTGAAGAGAGGAGCATGTTGATAGAGATGGTGGGTTGCAGTGAGAGAGTTACGCGGTTCTTTTGGCGCGTTTATACGTTTGTGTAAAGGATAATATATATATAGGTTTTATTTGGAGTGATGATGTTTTGATAtaatattgagcatatatggggtgCTACAGAGGTCTGATGGGGATTGTTTTAGATGGTTGAGGGCGTGAACGTGGGCGTTGTTCTCGAGGAGGATGGTGGCGATGCGTTCGTTGCCGAGCTGGCAGGCTATGTGTAGTGGTGTATTTCCTTCCGCGTCGGTGGCGTTTACGTCTGCGCCGGATTTGAGGAGGAGGGTGACGAGGTTTTCGTGAGCGGCGGAGGTAGCTCTGTGAAGAGGCGTACAGCCCAGCTCGTCTTGAGAGTTGAGGGGGGCGTTAGCCTGAACAAGCAGTTTGGCGACGCGTTCGTGTCCCTTACTGCATGCGTAGTGAAGGGCTGTGCGGTGTTGGTCGTTTACAGAGTAGACGCTGGCGCCGGCGTCGAGGAGGAGTTTGACGATGTGCGGGTGTCCGGAGCTGGAGGCGCTCATTAGAGGCGTCCAGTTGGTGTCGTCGGCGTGGCAGGGGTCAGATTTGAGAGACAGGAGGAGTTTGACGATGTCGGCGTTTTCTTTGGTGGAGGCCCAATGAAGTGGTGTTCTCATGTCGTTGTCTTTTAAGTGGACAAGGGATGGGTTGTTGTCTAGAAGTCTGAGGGAGGAGTTAGGTAGAGGAGGTGCGATGAAGGTGAGTGTGGTGAGGCATTACCTTGAGATAGCATGGAAGTCTTGTTTATGGACGAGTGAGAAGATGTCATGGTTAGAGTGGGGGGAGTTCATGGTTTAGTATGATTTTAGAGGAGCAAAAAAAAGGGTTTGATTTTTTTTGAAGGGGTTGAATAGGCAGAAAGGATGTTTTTTAGCGGAAGAGGAGGTGGATTGAGTAAAATTGCCGAGGGGATTTGGCGTGCGCGCGGAGCGCGTTGGTCGTCTGGGACGgcgaggaggggaaggggggggtcgGAGATAAGGAGGGTGTACAGAGACGAGTTGAACAAGATGAAGAGGCATGCAGAAGTGGGGACGCTTGAAGGGTTGCCTAGGAAGGAGGCATTGAAGAAGGGGGGGAAGTACGCGGCGCTGTTTCCGGAGGAGGAGTTGGTGCCGAAGGAGATGGAGGTGTTGATTGGAGGTAGgtgcgagagagggagagagagatgaggAGGGACGGGAAGAGAGCTGATTTTTGTTGTTGAAGAGCTAGACCGTCAATACGAGTTGCAGAAGAAGAGGGCGTGCGTGGCGTTGCAGGACCCGGACGTCATTCTGTACGAGTCGTTGGTGCAGTACCGGATGAAGTCGAAGGAGATTGAGTACGTGCAGAGTTGAGTGTGTG from Schistocerca gregaria isolate iqSchGreg1 unplaced genomic scaffold, iqSchGreg1.2 ptg000728l, whole genome shotgun sequence harbors:
- the LOC126320568 gene encoding 26S proteasome non-ATPase regulatory subunit 10-like, encoding MNSPHSNHDIFSLVHKQDFHAISRLLDNNPSLVHLKDNDMRTPLHWASTKENADIVKLLLSLKSDPCHADDTNWTPLMSASSSGHPHIVKLLLDAGASVYSVNDQHRTALHYACSKGHERVAKLLVQANAPLNSQDELGCTPLHRATSAAHENLVTLLLKSGADVNATDAEGNTPLHIACQLGNERIATILLENNAHVHALNHLKQSPSDLCSTPYMLNIISKHHHSK